A portion of the Actomonas aquatica genome contains these proteins:
- a CDS encoding ectonucleotide pyrophosphatase/phosphodiesterase, with protein sequence MLLRRLFAALSLLLLALGLRAEPLVIFVSIDGGRWDYPELHEASFLQEMSDAGTRLERLRPSYPSKTFPNHYTLVTGLRPESHGIIQNRFYDEEFNAWFGIGPHPAKREGRWWGGDPIWLTAQHQGLRTASLFWPGASADIHGEHPTYWRVYDGRLTPADRVQQVIDWVDLPAGERPQFIALYFNRVDNTGHGFGPTAPETRAALQEIDEALRTLRDALVERNQWADTHLVVTADHGMTATDPDHIIALDDLIDLAEVDIIFSGASGGLEVKDPTRINALVTQLDDRLHLSAYARANVPERLHFSHNARIPSIVLVPDLGWHVTTRAQLEAGRGPSPGDHGFDPAEPDMGAMFIGVGPRFRAGVKLPPADNIDVYNLLCALLEITPSSNEGSTVLVDALQTK encoded by the coding sequence ATGTTGCTGCGCCGCCTTTTCGCCGCCCTAAGTCTCCTCCTGCTCGCGCTCGGACTGCGCGCCGAGCCTCTCGTGATCTTCGTCTCCATCGATGGGGGACGTTGGGACTACCCGGAGCTGCACGAGGCGTCGTTCCTACAGGAAATGAGCGACGCCGGCACCCGCCTCGAGCGCCTGCGCCCGTCCTATCCCTCCAAAACCTTTCCCAACCACTACACCCTCGTCACCGGCCTGCGCCCCGAGTCGCACGGCATCATTCAAAACCGCTTCTACGACGAGGAATTCAACGCGTGGTTTGGCATCGGTCCCCATCCGGCCAAACGTGAAGGCCGCTGGTGGGGCGGCGATCCCATCTGGCTCACCGCCCAGCATCAGGGTCTGCGCACCGCCTCCCTCTTCTGGCCCGGCGCCTCCGCCGACATCCACGGCGAGCACCCCACCTACTGGCGCGTCTACGACGGTCGACTTACGCCCGCCGATCGGGTGCAGCAGGTGATCGACTGGGTGGACCTGCCCGCCGGCGAGCGCCCGCAATTCATCGCCCTCTACTTCAACCGCGTCGACAATACCGGCCATGGGTTCGGTCCCACCGCCCCCGAAACCCGCGCCGCGCTGCAGGAAATCGACGAAGCCCTGCGCACCCTGCGCGACGCCTTGGTGGAGCGTAACCAGTGGGCGGATACGCATCTGGTCGTCACCGCCGACCACGGCATGACCGCCACCGACCCGGACCACATCATCGCGCTTGATGACCTCATCGATCTGGCGGAGGTCGACATCATCTTCAGCGGCGCTTCCGGCGGCCTCGAAGTGAAGGATCCAACGCGTATCAACGCACTGGTGACACAGCTCGACGACCGCCTCCACTTGTCCGCCTACGCCCGGGCCAACGTGCCCGAGCGGCTCCATTTTTCGCACAACGCCCGCATCCCCTCCATCGTGCTCGTGCCCGATCTCGGCTGGCACGTCACTACTCGCGCGCAACTGGAAGCCGGCCGCGGTCCCAGCCCCGGCGACCATGGCTTCGATCCCGCCGAACCCGACATGGGCGCGATGTTCATTGGCGTGGGCCCGCGGTTTCGCGCCGGCGTTAAACTGCCGCCCGCCGACAACATCGACGTCTACAACCTGCTCTGCGCCTTGCTCGAAATCACGCCCTCCTCCAACGAAGGCAGCACGGTCCTGGTCGACGCCCTGCAAACCAAGTAG
- the recJ gene encoding single-stranded-DNA-specific exonuclease RecJ — translation MRWTYTPPPADEVGALSRSAGVSPVLAELLWRREIADEAAAQRFLRPALAELGDPFLLANLDAATERLAAAIANREDVVVLGDYDVDGVSSTTLLVSLLRRFGLNPRFIVPRRMEDGYGLSLSAIERALEEGRPQLFVALDCGTNSQAEVAFLQERQIDVIIIDHHREKEGAVSTATLINPHVYPGDDDEAWRHLCTVGLVFKLAHGLLKRLRNENHPVAFRVKLRDYLDLVAMGTVADLVPLTGENRLMARYGLRILQGANRPGLRALMQVAGVRPEQGIAPVDISFRLGPRINASGRLADAALSVELMLSEDSRFCVQTAEQLDAFNRERQEIERQITTEAENMIETLYANDAGIVLYADGWHPGVVGIVAGRVSRKYNRPCVVLGNEGELAKGSGRSVAGINLVEVLADCDEHLGSWGGHPMAVGVAVTKDKLDDFRRTFATAVTAHVGGEIEDQELPIAAWIQPEQIGVKLMDELDALHPFGQGNPEPVFGLRGVKLRQRPDVFKAAHFRFNFEDSRGRRLFGVAWKMADRIPPVREPLDVAVHLRWNHFNGRKLLQLELVDWRLAQPVVEAAEVKTA, via the coding sequence ATGCGCTGGACCTACACGCCGCCCCCGGCCGATGAGGTCGGGGCGCTGAGTAGGAGCGCCGGCGTGAGCCCGGTGCTCGCGGAGCTGCTATGGCGCCGCGAGATTGCCGACGAAGCCGCGGCGCAGCGATTTCTGCGCCCGGCCCTGGCCGAGCTCGGTGATCCTTTCCTACTCGCCAATTTAGACGCCGCCACGGAGCGGCTCGCCGCGGCCATTGCCAACCGCGAGGATGTCGTCGTGCTCGGCGACTACGATGTCGATGGTGTGAGCAGCACCACCTTGTTGGTGAGCCTGCTGCGCCGCTTCGGCCTCAACCCGCGCTTCATCGTGCCGCGTCGCATGGAGGATGGCTACGGCCTGTCCCTCAGTGCGATCGAACGCGCGTTGGAGGAAGGCCGGCCGCAGCTTTTTGTCGCCCTCGATTGCGGGACCAATTCCCAGGCCGAGGTCGCGTTCCTGCAGGAGCGTCAGATCGACGTCATCATCATCGATCACCACCGGGAAAAGGAGGGCGCGGTCAGCACGGCCACGCTCATCAACCCGCACGTGTATCCAGGCGACGATGACGAAGCGTGGCGCCACCTCTGCACCGTCGGGCTCGTCTTCAAACTCGCGCACGGGTTGCTTAAACGCCTGCGCAACGAGAACCATCCGGTGGCCTTCCGCGTGAAGTTGCGCGACTACCTCGACCTCGTGGCCATGGGCACGGTGGCCGACCTCGTGCCGCTCACCGGCGAGAATCGTCTCATGGCCCGCTACGGTCTGCGCATCCTCCAAGGCGCCAACCGGCCCGGGCTGCGCGCGCTCATGCAGGTGGCCGGGGTGCGACCCGAGCAGGGCATCGCGCCCGTCGACATTTCCTTCCGCCTCGGGCCGCGCATCAACGCGAGTGGCCGTCTGGCCGACGCCGCGCTGTCGGTCGAACTCATGCTCAGCGAGGACTCGCGCTTCTGCGTGCAGACCGCGGAGCAGTTGGACGCCTTCAATCGGGAGCGTCAGGAGATCGAACGGCAGATCACGACCGAAGCCGAAAACATGATCGAAACCCTCTACGCCAACGACGCCGGCATCGTGTTGTATGCCGACGGTTGGCACCCCGGAGTGGTGGGCATCGTGGCCGGTCGCGTCTCGCGCAAATACAACCGTCCCTGCGTCGTGCTCGGCAACGAAGGTGAACTCGCCAAAGGCTCCGGTCGCAGTGTGGCTGGCATCAACCTCGTGGAAGTGCTGGCCGATTGTGACGAGCACCTCGGCAGCTGGGGCGGCCATCCGATGGCGGTCGGCGTAGCCGTGACCAAGGACAAGTTGGACGACTTCCGCCGCACGTTTGCGACTGCCGTCACCGCGCATGTCGGGGGCGAAATCGAGGATCAGGAACTGCCCATCGCAGCGTGGATTCAGCCCGAGCAGATCGGGGTGAAGCTCATGGACGAACTCGATGCCCTGCATCCGTTCGGTCAGGGCAACCCGGAGCCGGTTTTTGGACTGCGCGGCGTGAAGCTGCGGCAGCGGCCGGACGTCTTCAAAGCGGCGCACTTCCGTTTCAACTTCGAGGATTCCCGCGGCCGGCGCCTCTTTGGCGTCGCCTGGAAGATGGCCGACCGCATCCCGCCGGTGCGCGAGCCGCTGGATGTCGCGGTGCACCTGCGCTGGAACCACTTCAACGGCCGCAAGCTGCTGCAGCTCGAGCTGGTGGATTGGCGTTTGGCGCAGCCGGTGGTTGAAGCGGCCGAGGTGAAGACGGCCTGA
- the secD gene encoding protein translocase subunit SecD: protein MFKRNLWKIALTAFIVVWAVSSILPLKDTEFNDYIVAEVGANNAEFEALMAQAQARVDAGTAASVFVGLKQIGAEQRIDLTQYFPQVRLESSLRNVEKRNAILLDYLLKESKGKLQLGLDLKGGVSFMLEVADEGVSGDVAEYEREENLAKAIEIIGERVNQFGVAEPVIRPVGTNRIEVQLPGISTKDNPEVVDNVKKPARLDFRRVHPRLSPLNTPANQTPPGYELMIEEREGRDGSIQDVPYFVKRLPEMTGESIDVAFATTDEFGRFKINLRFTDEGAERFADVTGEIAQESREGGQLAIVLDGKLYSAPRVSTRINGGSAEITGTFTQREAIDLANVLNNPLDVELIVREQNEVGPSLAADAIQSGVDASEIAVILVAVFMIAVYTIGGAFAVISLAVNILIVLGALASIGATITLPGVAGIVLTVGMAVDSNILIFERIREELIAGKSLKAAFLSGHDKVLSTILDANITTLITSSLMIAFGTGPVQGFGVTLTIGVFSTVFCALIVTKLLLEFFIEGDIIKKFPMTLPSKVPNFDYLKFARPAFAISWLIVIIGIGMVVYKGHRIYGIDFVGGDQVTLTFTDRDAFESGDVRDTLEGTGIGEVNPIFQNDFDGENETLQVQVPVGHGDDVLPTLQAAFPGAGFESIGQSSIGPSIGAEIQWNALMSLGLAIVGILLYVAFRFEVGFGVGAVTSTVHDILMTVGIFVLFDRQFTAPMVAAILLIAGYSINDTIVVFDRIREELKSNPDMKLRDVINTAINRVFTRSLLTSATTFLASLALFIWGGGVINDLAFTFLVGVITGTFSSIFIASPIFFWWHKGDRKHVERHQDVKPTYEWTGSSRASE from the coding sequence ATGTTCAAACGCAACCTCTGGAAGATCGCGCTGACCGCGTTCATCGTCGTATGGGCCGTCTCGTCGATCCTTCCGCTCAAAGATACTGAGTTCAACGACTACATCGTCGCCGAAGTCGGCGCCAACAACGCCGAATTTGAGGCGCTGATGGCCCAGGCCCAGGCCCGCGTCGACGCCGGCACGGCGGCCAGCGTGTTTGTCGGACTCAAACAAATCGGTGCCGAGCAACGCATCGATCTCACCCAATACTTCCCGCAGGTCCGGCTCGAGTCCTCGCTCCGCAACGTCGAGAAGCGCAACGCCATCCTGCTCGACTACCTGCTCAAGGAGTCGAAGGGCAAACTTCAGCTCGGTCTCGACCTTAAGGGCGGCGTGTCCTTCATGCTCGAAGTCGCCGATGAGGGCGTCTCCGGCGACGTGGCCGAATACGAGCGCGAGGAAAATCTCGCCAAGGCCATCGAAATCATCGGTGAGCGCGTGAACCAGTTCGGCGTCGCCGAGCCCGTGATCCGCCCGGTCGGCACCAACCGCATCGAGGTGCAGCTCCCCGGCATCAGCACCAAGGACAACCCCGAGGTCGTCGATAATGTCAAGAAGCCGGCCCGCCTCGACTTCCGCCGCGTGCACCCGCGCCTCTCGCCGCTGAACACTCCGGCGAACCAGACGCCTCCCGGTTACGAGCTGATGATCGAGGAGCGCGAAGGCCGCGATGGCTCCATCCAGGACGTCCCGTATTTCGTGAAGCGCCTGCCGGAAATGACCGGTGAATCGATCGATGTGGCCTTCGCCACCACCGACGAATTTGGCCGCTTTAAGATCAACCTGCGCTTCACCGACGAAGGCGCCGAGCGTTTCGCCGACGTCACCGGCGAGATCGCTCAGGAATCCCGCGAGGGTGGCCAACTCGCCATCGTGCTCGACGGCAAACTCTACTCCGCTCCGCGCGTTTCCACCCGCATCAACGGCGGTTCCGCCGAGATCACCGGCACCTTCACCCAGCGTGAGGCCATTGACCTCGCCAATGTGCTCAACAACCCGCTCGACGTGGAACTCATCGTGCGTGAGCAAAACGAGGTGGGCCCGTCCCTCGCTGCCGACGCGATTCAGTCCGGCGTCGATGCCTCCGAGATCGCCGTCATCCTCGTGGCGGTGTTCATGATCGCCGTTTACACCATCGGTGGTGCCTTCGCGGTCATCAGCTTGGCGGTCAACATCCTCATCGTGCTGGGCGCCCTCGCCAGTATCGGCGCGACCATTACGCTGCCGGGTGTGGCCGGTATCGTGCTCACCGTCGGTATGGCGGTGGACTCCAACATCCTCATCTTCGAGCGTATCCGTGAAGAGCTCATCGCCGGCAAGTCGCTCAAGGCGGCCTTCCTGTCCGGTCACGACAAGGTGCTGTCGACCATCTTGGACGCCAACATCACCACGCTCATCACCTCCTCGCTGATGATCGCATTCGGCACGGGCCCCGTGCAGGGCTTCGGTGTGACGCTCACCATCGGTGTGTTCTCCACCGTCTTCTGCGCGCTCATCGTGACCAAGCTGCTCCTCGAGTTCTTCATCGAGGGTGACATCATCAAGAAGTTCCCGATGACCCTGCCGTCCAAGGTGCCGAACTTCGATTACCTGAAGTTCGCCCGTCCGGCCTTCGCCATTTCCTGGCTCATCGTGATCATCGGTATCGGCATGGTCGTCTACAAGGGCCACCGCATCTACGGTATCGACTTTGTGGGTGGTGACCAAGTGACCCTCACCTTCACCGATCGCGACGCGTTTGAATCGGGCGACGTGCGCGACACCCTCGAAGGCACCGGCATCGGCGAAGTGAACCCGATCTTCCAGAACGACTTCGATGGCGAGAACGAGACCCTGCAGGTGCAGGTTCCGGTTGGCCACGGTGATGACGTGCTTCCGACCCTGCAGGCGGCCTTCCCGGGCGCCGGCTTTGAGTCGATCGGTCAGTCATCCATCGGTCCGTCCATCGGCGCTGAGATTCAGTGGAACGCCCTCATGTCCCTCGGCCTCGCGATCGTGGGCATCCTGCTCTACGTCGCCTTCCGCTTCGAGGTCGGCTTCGGCGTGGGTGCGGTCACTTCGACCGTGCACGACATTCTTATGACGGTGGGCATCTTCGTGCTGTTTGACCGCCAGTTCACCGCTCCGATGGTCGCGGCCATCCTCCTGATCGCGGGTTACTCGATCAACGACACCATCGTCGTGTTCGACCGCATCCGCGAGGAGCTCAAGTCCAACCCGGACATGAAGCTGCGCGACGTCATCAACACCGCCATCAACCGCGTCTTCACCCGTTCCTTGCTCACCAGCGCCACGACCTTCCTGGCGTCCCTCGCCCTCTTCATCTGGGGCGGTGGTGTCATCAACGACCTGGCCTTCACCTTCCTCGTCGGCGTCATCACCGGCACGTTCTCCTCCATCTTCATCGCCAGTCCGATCTTCTTCTGGTGGCACAAGGGAGACCGTAAGCATGTGGAACGTCATCAGGACGTGAAGCCCACCTACGAGTGGACGGGTTCAAGCCGCGCATCGGAATAA
- the yajC gene encoding preprotein translocase subunit YajC: protein MAQAAPSGGGSFMIIFYVLLFAAMWFLMIAPQRKKQKEHEKLVKELGKGDEIITNGGVIATIVAVKEDRLVIRTAEDTKMELGKTFVTQVLKKAGA from the coding sequence TTGGCCCAAGCCGCTCCCAGCGGCGGTGGCAGCTTTATGATCATCTTCTACGTGCTGCTCTTCGCGGCGATGTGGTTTTTGATGATCGCTCCCCAGCGTAAGAAGCAGAAGGAGCACGAGAAGCTGGTGAAGGAACTGGGCAAAGGTGATGAGATTATCACCAACGGCGGTGTGATCGCCACCATCGTGGCGGTGAAGGAAGATCGCCTGGTGATCCGCACGGCGGAAGACACCAAGATGGAGCTCGGCAAGACCTTCGTCACGCAGGTGCTGAAGAAGGCCGGCGCCTGA
- the speA gene encoding biosynthetic arginine decarboxylase, with the protein MNTDPDSSWSTAQSEDFYGFKRWGAGHFNVDETGLVTVHPLADARSVAIKDVIDEAADMGLKAPFVIRFQDLLRHRVEQLNKLFRKAIAEEDYEGRYRGVFPIKVNQLREVVEEIVDAGEQFDYGLEAGSKPELMIALAMHEGADRLIICNGYKDQDYIRIALLGRKLGKQIVLVVEQLSELDHIIELSQETGVEPLIGFRAKLLTRGEGKWATSTGDNAKFGLNTAEILFAAEKLEKAKLTHCLRLLHFHIGSQVPNILTIKNAVVEATRFYCQLVKMGFPMGLLDVGGGLGIDYDGSRTNFESSMNYSMAEYARDVVANVRDICTDMGIDVPDIVSESGRAVVAPHSLLVLEVFERINKRETLGRKQRPKRKHKVVRALETLAKNKSDLGRLERFHDAVQRKEEAFSLFNLGYLDLENRAAAESLYWQICEDIASENSETGYTPEELHELSAVLADQYVCNFSVFQSLLDHWALGQLFPVAPLHRLDEKPSVNAILVDITCDSDGKISTFIDLEDTKDHLKLHPLNGQPYFLGVFLTGAYQDIMGDLHNLFGRVNELHVFLEEDEENGFYIEETLPGSRIRDVVAGVQYQHTDLCRRVKQQIDAATKRDEIKPREGVRWLEFYEEMLETKTYLRVHPEPKGKKKRARRK; encoded by the coding sequence TTGAACACTGATCCTGACTCCTCCTGGTCCACGGCCCAATCCGAAGATTTCTACGGCTTCAAACGGTGGGGTGCCGGCCACTTCAACGTCGACGAAACCGGCCTCGTAACCGTCCACCCGCTCGCCGATGCCCGCAGCGTTGCCATCAAGGACGTCATCGACGAAGCCGCCGACATGGGCCTCAAGGCCCCCTTCGTCATCCGTTTTCAGGATTTGTTGCGCCATCGCGTCGAGCAGCTCAACAAGCTCTTTCGCAAGGCAATTGCCGAAGAGGATTACGAGGGTCGTTACCGCGGGGTGTTTCCCATCAAGGTCAACCAACTCCGTGAAGTCGTCGAAGAGATCGTCGATGCCGGCGAGCAGTTTGACTACGGTCTGGAAGCCGGCTCGAAACCCGAACTGATGATCGCCCTGGCGATGCACGAGGGCGCCGACCGCCTCATCATCTGCAACGGCTACAAAGATCAGGATTACATCCGCATCGCCCTCCTCGGCCGCAAACTCGGCAAACAGATCGTCCTGGTCGTCGAGCAGCTCAGCGAGCTCGACCACATCATCGAGCTATCTCAGGAAACCGGCGTGGAACCCCTCATCGGCTTCCGCGCCAAGCTCCTCACCCGCGGCGAGGGCAAATGGGCCACCTCCACTGGCGACAACGCCAAGTTCGGCCTCAACACCGCCGAAATCCTCTTTGCCGCCGAGAAGCTGGAGAAAGCCAAGCTCACCCATTGCCTGCGTCTCCTCCATTTCCACATCGGCTCGCAGGTCCCGAACATCCTCACCATCAAGAACGCCGTCGTCGAAGCCACGCGCTTCTACTGCCAGCTGGTGAAGATGGGCTTCCCCATGGGTCTGCTCGACGTCGGCGGCGGTCTGGGCATCGATTACGATGGCTCCCGCACCAACTTCGAGAGCTCCATGAACTACTCCATGGCGGAGTATGCCCGCGACGTGGTCGCCAACGTGCGCGACATCTGCACCGACATGGGCATCGATGTGCCCGACATCGTCTCGGAATCCGGCCGCGCCGTCGTCGCGCCTCACTCCCTGCTCGTGCTCGAGGTCTTCGAACGCATCAACAAACGCGAAACCCTCGGCCGCAAACAGCGCCCGAAGCGCAAACACAAGGTCGTGCGCGCTCTCGAAACCCTGGCCAAAAACAAGTCCGATCTGGGTCGCCTCGAACGTTTCCACGACGCTGTGCAGCGCAAGGAAGAGGCCTTCTCCCTCTTCAACCTCGGCTACCTCGATCTCGAAAACCGCGCCGCCGCCGAATCCCTTTATTGGCAGATCTGCGAAGACATCGCCTCCGAAAACTCCGAAACCGGCTACACCCCCGAGGAGTTGCATGAGCTCTCCGCCGTGCTGGCCGACCAATACGTCTGCAATTTCTCCGTCTTCCAGTCGCTGCTGGACCATTGGGCCCTCGGTCAGCTCTTCCCCGTCGCCCCGCTGCACCGCCTCGACGAAAAGCCCTCGGTCAACGCCATCTTGGTGGACATCACCTGCGACTCCGACGGCAAGATCAGCACCTTCATCGACCTCGAGGATACCAAGGACCACCTCAAGCTCCACCCGCTCAACGGCCAGCCCTACTTCCTCGGCGTCTTCCTCACCGGTGCCTACCAGGACATCATGGGCGACCTGCACAACCTCTTCGGCCGCGTCAACGAGCTCCACGTCTTCCTCGAAGAGGACGAAGAGAACGGCTTCTACATCGAAGAAACCCTCCCCGGCTCCCGCATCCGCGACGTCGTCGCCGGCGTGCAATACCAGCACACCGACCTCTGCCGCCGCGTAAAACAGCAGATCGACGCCGCCACCAAGCGCGACGAGATCAAACCGCGCGAAGGCGTGCGCTGGCTGGAGTTCTACGAGGAGATGCTCGAGACCAAAACCTACCTGCGCGTGCATCCCGAGCCGAAGGGCAAAAAGAAGCGCGCTCGCCGGAAATAA
- a CDS encoding glutaredoxin family protein yields MPRKSRPTLFVGPGSSSCLESIRLLSQEHVDYEQVDVSRDESGRDKLIRQTGRCQVPTLVWGRDIIANFRDWELRRFVADHRVAG; encoded by the coding sequence ATGCCCCGGAAATCACGACCTACCCTCTTCGTCGGCCCCGGCAGCTCCAGCTGTTTGGAGTCGATCCGCCTTCTGAGCCAAGAGCATGTGGACTACGAGCAGGTCGATGTTTCGCGCGACGAATCCGGTCGCGACAAACTCATCCGCCAGACGGGCCGCTGCCAAGTGCCGACCCTCGTCTGGGGTCGCGACATCATCGCCAATTTCCGCGACTGGGAACTGCGGCGCTTCGTCGCAGACCACCGCGTCGCCGGCTAA
- the hrpB gene encoding ATP-dependent helicase HrpB, translating to MDSSPASLPIYELEADLVRAVRDTGRVLLRAPTGSGKSTQVPRMLLRHGFLDTGEAVVLQPRRLAARMLARRVASEEGDELGGVVGYQIRMEGRSSARTKIKFVTEGVLLRQMSFDAKLKGVSVLVFDEFHERHLYGDITLARALQIQRETRPDLKIIVMSATLETGRLGEYLSPCELLESAGRTHPVDISYLPRTPNFDREPVWEVAARAVAEVVARNDGDVLVFMPGAYEINRTVQAVEANRALREFEVFPLHGELPPERQDAAVARGARRKVIVSTNVAETSLTIEGVTAVVDAGLARVARYDANRGINTLLIEKISRASADQRAGRAGRTAPGVCLRLWTERDHADRAAQELPEVHRLDLAEVVLTLKASGIDDVAGFPWLETPNEKALARAEVLLADLGAIRAGAAGAITEVGRKMLRFPVHPRYARMMIEAERRGCVRSVALMSALTQGRSFLLRGVARDVDKAREDVLGDEEGSDFFRLMRAWSYAHEQRYDLDSCRRLGIHAQGARQVGPLFQQFLKIAEREGLLVGDDRGSAEDVCKCVLAGFSDQLAKRLDRGTLRCEMVHGRRGTLARESAVDTATLLVAAEISEIEGRGGEVNVLLSLVTAVEEAWLGELFPDDFVEELATVYDGTTRRVVVKRERRFRDLVLESKQTAEMPDEGRAAELLAREVMAGNLKLGEWTEVVDRWIVRVNRLAEWFPELEVSPITAEDRSILVEQMCLGCFGARDLKDQAVMPVLQQWLRKEQLAVLDDYLPERIEMANGRRARIRYAEEGPPILSARVQELVEIKSTFKLGHGRVPVRFEVLAPNQRPIQVTDDLKAFWEDLYPNKIRPELSRRYPKHPWPEGPGRGA from the coding sequence TTGGACTCTTCGCCTGCTTCGCTCCCGATCTACGAACTGGAAGCCGACCTGGTGCGCGCGGTGCGCGATACCGGGCGGGTGTTGCTGCGGGCGCCGACGGGGTCGGGCAAGTCGACCCAGGTGCCGCGCATGCTGTTGCGTCATGGGTTCCTGGATACGGGCGAGGCGGTGGTGCTGCAGCCACGCCGGCTGGCGGCACGCATGCTGGCGCGACGGGTGGCGAGCGAGGAGGGTGATGAGCTGGGTGGCGTAGTGGGTTACCAAATACGCATGGAGGGGCGCAGTTCGGCGCGCACCAAGATCAAGTTTGTGACCGAGGGCGTGCTGCTGCGGCAGATGTCCTTTGATGCGAAACTGAAGGGCGTGAGCGTGCTGGTCTTCGACGAATTTCACGAGCGGCACCTTTACGGTGACATCACGCTGGCGCGGGCGCTGCAGATCCAGCGCGAGACGCGACCGGACCTGAAGATCATCGTGATGTCGGCCACGCTGGAGACGGGCCGGTTGGGCGAATACCTGTCGCCGTGCGAGTTGTTGGAATCGGCCGGACGCACGCATCCGGTCGACATCAGCTACCTGCCGCGCACGCCGAATTTTGATCGCGAGCCGGTGTGGGAGGTGGCCGCGCGGGCGGTGGCCGAGGTGGTGGCGCGCAACGATGGCGACGTGTTGGTGTTCATGCCCGGGGCCTACGAGATCAACCGGACGGTGCAGGCAGTGGAGGCGAATCGGGCGTTGCGGGAGTTTGAGGTGTTTCCGCTGCACGGCGAGTTGCCGCCGGAACGGCAGGATGCGGCGGTGGCGCGGGGCGCGCGGCGCAAGGTCATTGTGTCGACCAATGTGGCCGAGACCTCGCTCACCATCGAAGGCGTGACGGCGGTGGTGGACGCGGGGTTGGCGCGGGTAGCCCGCTACGATGCGAATCGCGGGATCAACACGCTCTTAATCGAAAAGATCTCGCGGGCGAGTGCCGATCAGCGCGCGGGTCGCGCGGGTCGCACGGCACCGGGCGTGTGTCTGCGGTTGTGGACGGAGCGGGATCATGCGGATCGCGCGGCGCAGGAGTTGCCTGAAGTGCATCGGCTCGATCTGGCGGAGGTCGTGCTGACGTTGAAGGCGAGCGGCATCGATGATGTGGCCGGTTTCCCCTGGCTGGAGACGCCGAACGAAAAGGCGCTGGCGCGAGCGGAGGTATTGCTGGCGGATCTGGGAGCGATCCGAGCGGGGGCGGCGGGTGCGATCACCGAGGTAGGTCGCAAGATGCTGCGTTTCCCGGTGCACCCACGTTATGCGCGCATGATGATCGAAGCGGAGCGGCGTGGTTGCGTGCGCAGTGTGGCGCTGATGTCGGCGCTGACACAGGGGCGCAGTTTCCTGCTGCGCGGGGTGGCGCGCGATGTCGACAAGGCGCGCGAAGACGTGTTGGGCGATGAGGAGGGCAGCGACTTTTTCCGACTGATGCGGGCGTGGAGTTACGCGCATGAACAGCGCTACGATTTGGACTCGTGCCGTCGTTTGGGCATTCACGCGCAGGGCGCGCGGCAGGTGGGGCCTTTGTTTCAACAGTTCCTGAAGATCGCCGAGCGGGAAGGGCTGTTGGTGGGCGACGATCGCGGTTCGGCCGAAGACGTCTGCAAGTGTGTGTTGGCCGGGTTCAGTGACCAACTGGCCAAGCGACTCGATCGCGGCACGTTGCGCTGTGAAATGGTGCATGGGCGACGTGGCACCTTGGCGCGAGAGTCGGCGGTGGACACCGCGACGCTTTTGGTCGCGGCGGAGATCAGTGAGATCGAAGGCCGGGGCGGGGAGGTGAATGTGCTGCTCTCGCTGGTGACAGCGGTGGAGGAGGCGTGGTTGGGTGAATTGTTTCCCGATGACTTCGTGGAGGAGCTGGCGACGGTTTACGATGGGACCACGCGACGGGTGGTGGTGAAACGTGAGCGGCGTTTCCGCGACCTCGTGTTGGAGAGTAAACAAACCGCGGAAATGCCGGATGAAGGGCGGGCGGCGGAGCTGCTGGCGCGTGAGGTGATGGCCGGCAACCTGAAGCTCGGTGAGTGGACGGAGGTGGTGGATCGCTGGATTGTGCGCGTGAATCGTCTGGCGGAGTGGTTCCCGGAGTTGGAGGTGAGTCCGATCACGGCGGAGGACCGTTCGATCCTGGTGGAGCAAATGTGTCTGGGCTGTTTTGGCGCACGCGATCTGAAGGATCAGGCGGTCATGCCGGTGCTGCAGCAGTGGCTACGCAAGGAGCAGCTTGCGGTGCTCGATGACTATTTGCCGGAGCGGATCGAGATGGCGAATGGGCGCCGGGCGCGGATTCGTTACGCGGAGGAGGGGCCGCCGATCCTAAGTGCGCGGGTGCAGGAGTTGGTGGAGATCAAATCGACGTTTAAGCTCGGGCATGGACGGGTGCCGGTGCGCTTCGAGGTGCTGGCGCCGAATCAGCGGCCGATCCAAGTGACGGACGATTTGAAGGCGTTTTGGGAGGACCTGTATCCCAACAAGATCCGCCCGGAGCTCTCGCGGCGTTATCCGAAACACCCGTGGCCGGAGGGGCCGGGACGCGGAGCGTAG